The Euphorbia lathyris chromosome 2, ddEupLath1.1, whole genome shotgun sequence genome includes a window with the following:
- the LOC136216497 gene encoding metacaspase-1-like: protein MYMLVNCSGCRTPLQLPPGARSIRCALCQVVTPIADPRSVPPPSSSSHAPPHEAPPSLSPYNHAPPGPPPSAHGRKKAVICGISYKFSRHELKGCINDAKCMRYLLINKFHFPEQSILMLTEEETDPYRIPTKNNMRMALYWLVQGCQPGDSLLFHYSGHGSRQRNYSGDEVDGYDETLCPLDFETQGMIVDDEINATIVRPLPQGVKLHAIVDACHSGTVLDLPFLCRMNRTGHYVWEDHRPRSGMWKGTNGGEAVSFSGCDDNQTSADTSALSKITSTGAMTFCFIQAIERGHGTTYGSILNSMRNTIRSTGNDLDGGVVTSLVTMLLTGGSGMSGGLRQEPQLTSCQPFDVYTRPFLL, encoded by the exons ATGTATATGCTCGTCAACTGCTCCGGTTGCCGGACTCCGCTCCAACTACCTCCCGGTGCCCGATCCATCCGTTGCGCTCTTTGTCAGGTCGTTACTCCGATCGCTGATCCCCGTTCTGTTCCTCCTCCTTCGTCTTCCTCTCACGCTCCTCCTCACGAAGCTCCGCCGTCTTTGTCTCCTTATAATCACGCTCCGCCGGGACCTCCTCCAAGTGCACACGGTAGAAAGAAGGCTGTGATTTGTGGAATTTCTTATAAGTTTTCTCGACATGAGCTCAAGGGATGCATCAACGACGCCAAGTGTATGCGTTATCTTCTTATCAATAAGTTTCATTTCCCCGAACAGAGTATTCTTATGCTCACTG AGGAGGAGACTGATCCTTACAGAATACCAACTAAAAACAACATGAGGATGGCATTGTACTGGCTTGTCCAAGGTTGCCAACCCGGGGACTCGTTGCTCTTTCACTATTCTGGTCATGGTTCACGACAGAGAAACTATTCGGGTGATGAAGTCGATGGATACGATGAAACTCTGTGCCCCTTAGACTTTGAAACACAAGGGATGATTGTTGATGATGAAATCAATGCTACAATTGTGAGACCTCTTCCACAGGGTGTTAAGCTCCATGCAATTGTTGATGCTTGTCATAGTGGCACTGTATTGGATTTACCCTTCCTTTGCAGAATGAACAG GACTGGACATTATGTGTGGGAGGACCATCGTCCTCGGTCAGGCATGTGGAAAGGAACAAATGGTGGAGAAGCCGTATCTTTCAGTGGTTGTGATGATAATCAAACCTCTGCTGATACATCT GCTCTGTCAAAGATAACATCAACGGGTGCAATGACATTTTGCTTCATCCAAGCCATAGAGCGAGGGCATGGGACAACATATGGGAGCATTCTAAATTCAATGCGGAATACTATCAGAAGTACAGGGAATGACCTTGATGGTGGTGTTGTCACCTCTCTCGTCACCATGCTTTTAACTGGAGGCAGCGGTATGAGTGGTGGTCTCAGACAG GAGCCGCAATTGACTTCTTGCCAGCCATTTGATGTATATACAAGACCTTTTTTATTGTGA